A single genomic interval of Anthonomus grandis grandis chromosome 17, icAntGran1.3, whole genome shotgun sequence harbors:
- the LOC126746612 gene encoding DENN domain-containing protein 2B-like gives MYRPPQNCNRVKSIKKKFENIENQSETVNVGPSKPFTSAKKLLAPLTENSLNGFSREHNARSSIPQRAAQPSLSRQLSDPAKRNIKRTPAFRVDKSAEDSPVRPTSLFQTKIKQFNRVKCGKELDSPSDDSTGGLKCDLIEFDKHTVSCDSVSLKENSSFLYPRNKLDVYSSTNKTEVPRNKRASLIKSKSSQDFQYVRKKFDDEPENLSTEILSTANIDLSLLYTQPIPKSLRHKTTETNCTSKIDNIYTKSTLQLTDNDKKEFLNSLQRVLARQDLPGGLTDSLRVALKKPLPKGPAPQKPPRTFQHCAEAVINEKRKTPKKGDPRYMLNKLEMALKNNKLRVRKQLPRVEVCSTTSGEDSDDSLLFRSKSCRSVHKEDTEDGGFDNLLGEFNCFGGFGGCGNPGYQRLKEPSASFFVSASPEKEHIYDEPVRRKSSEVESEKTKNRNSLYYMSTALIPEDTGQNGGGPSNLKGATMDDSKAELSSSRVNRQISAEDSSLSSFTSDLDSNPSPVADDPHAKIRFLIENFEKRRQTLPKVNGEDREGEPARSFSVSSDSASRVEALKDSLRKTLDRSFNSDASLAGARESDSENFEDGKVSRMVERFHTFQKSAPKYQQPSVNTDTLFDCCLVIEKVQDCVRIKFKFPENVDIPKNIEYLCFPESPESPPLEGTSTAQSYTLLITSETGVRTYGYCRRVLPEGSNHCLPLVYCILSKYRLPRFYKKVLLELESRHGMQNKYRDRLISQFYFKKIPKPGDSITINLSGLDGGGDKTSAFEGSLDLTSFIQVNKTGEYGTLTHKRTEIFVSPNDAVAPNFVSYDGAKTELVLTMHDARYEVAELKRLHKLPADVLLKIFSSLLLERKVILISSVISELSSCVDSLQSILYPFTWCHTFIPIIPEPLWDILDCPTPIVCGVLSQDAMEGRHVENAIVVNVDTKSVLIEEGDELKILSGSLHKVWRQFMTLASNIQSNEFVYSFYLADAYLSVFITCFKSYKQYVVEGQFLKDELIKNAKTKGIRRFLKMFTETGMFQGFVDAALHNPDTLALFDKKIELFGSDQSSSILDKLIEWHR, from the exons ATGTATAGGCCACCTCAAAACTGTAACCGAGTAAAATCTATTAAGAAAAAGTTTGAAAACATCGAAAACCAAAGTGAAACTGTCAATGTGGGCCCCTCGAAGCCTTTTACTAGTGCCAAAAAGCTCTTGGCCCCCTTAACAGAGAACTCTCTGAACGGTTTTTCGCGTGAGCACAACGCTAGATCCTCGATACCACAAAGGGCAGCTCAACCCAGTCTTTCTCGGCAGCTATCGGATCCTGCCAAAAGGAATATCAAAAGAACTCCCGCCTTTAGGGTTGACAAAAGCGCCGAGGATTCACCTGTGCGCCCCACTAGCCTTTTCCAAACGAAAATTAAACAGTTCAACCGAGTGAAATGTGGCAAAGAACTTGACTCACCTTCAGATGATTCTACTGGGGGATTAAAGTGTGACCTAATTGAGTTTGATAAGCATACCGTAAGCTGTGATAGTGTTTCCTTGAAGGAAAACAGTTCATTTTTATATCCTAGGAATAAGTTAGATGTTTATAGTAGTACGAACAAGACTGAAGTGCCCCGTAATAAGAGGGCCTCATTAATTAAGTCCAAGAGCTCGCAAGATTTCCAATATGTTCGCAAAAAGTTTGACGACGAACCTGAGAATTTAAGCACCGAAATATTAAGCACCGCCAATATTGACTTATCTCTCCTGTACACCCAACCCATTCCCAAATCTTTAAGACACAAGACAACCGAAACCAACTGCACCTCAAAAATCGACAACATCTACACAAAAAGCACGTTACAACTCACCGATAATGACAAAAAAGAGTTTCTGAACTCTTTGCAGAGGGTCCTGGCCCGTCAGGACCTACCGGGAGGCCTAACTGACTCGCTAAGGGTGGCCCTAAAGAAACCTCTGCCCAAGGGCCCCGCTCCCCAAAAACCGCCCAGAACATTCCAGCATTGTGCCGAAGCGgttataaatgaaaaaagaaaaacccCCAAGAAGGGTGACCCCCGGTACATGCTGAACAAACTGGAAATGGctttgaaaaataacaaattaagggTGAGGAAACAGCTGCCCCGGGTGGAGGTGTGTAGCACCACCTCGGGGGAGGACAGCGACGACAGTTTGTTGTTTCGCAGTAAATCTTGTCGCAGCGTTCATAAAGAAGACACTGAGGATGGTGGTTTCGATAATTTGTTGGGGGAGTTTAATTGTTTCGGGGGGTTCGGAGGGTGTGGGAATCCCGGGTATCAGAGGCTTAAGGAGCCGAGTGCGTCTTTTTTTGTTAGTGCCAGTCCTGAGAAGGAGCATATTTATGATGAACCTGTCAGGAGGAAGAGCAGTGAGGTTGAGAGTGAGAAGACGAAGAACAGGAATAGCTTGTATTATATG AGTACTGCCCTAATACCGGAAGATACCGGTCAAAATGGAGGAGGACCCTCGAACCTAAAA GGAGCCACTATGGACGATTCGAAAGCTGAACTTAGTAGTAGCAGAGTAAATAGGCAG ATTTCCGCGGAAGATTCGTCACTGTCATCGTTCACGTCGGACCTGGACTCGAACCCGAGCCCGGTGGCCGACGATCCTCACGCCAAAATCCGCTTTCTGATCGAGAATTTCGAGAAACGGAGACAAACGTTACCGAAAGTCAACGGGGAGGACAGAGAGGGCGAACCGGCGAGGTCGTTTAGCGTGTCGAGCGACAGCGCCAGTAGAGTGGAGGCCTTAAAAGATTCGCTAAGGAAAACGTTAG ATAGGAGTTTTAACAGTGATGCGAGCCTGGCCGGGGCACGAGAAAGCGACTCGGAGAACTTTGAGGACGGCAAAGTGTCCCGTATGGTCGAGCGGTTTCACACGTTTCAAAAATCGGCGCCAAAGTACCAGCAGCCGTCAGTGAACACCGACACCCTCTTCGACTGTTGCTTGGTGATCGAAAAAGTGCAGGATTGCGTCCGGATCAAGTTCAAATTTCCCGAAAAC GTGGACATCCCGAAGAACATCGAGTATCTGTGCTTCCCCGAGAGTCCGGAGAGTCCTCCGCTAGAGGGCACCAGCACTGCTCAAAGTTACACTTTGCTGATCACCAGTGAAACTGGCGTGAGGACTTACGGGTATTGTCGCCGGGTACTTCCGGAGGGTTCCAATCATTGTTTACCGTTGGTTTATTGTATATTGAGTAAATATCG cttGCCGAGGTTTTACAAGAAAGTCCTGCTAGAACTGGAGTCGCGTCACGGCATGCAAAACAAGTACAGAGACCGGTTGATCAGTcagttttactttaaaaagatCCCGAAACCCGGTGACAGTATCACGATCAATTTGTCGGGTTTAGATGGTGGCGGCGATAAAACGAGCGCTTTCGAGGGCAGTTTGGATCTGACCagttttatacagg taAATAAAACTGGCGAATACGGCACCTTGACCCATAAAAGGACGGAGATTTTCGTGTCGCCGAACGACGCAGTTGCTCCCAATTTCGTCTCGTACGACG gtGCCAAGACCGAATTAGTCCTGACGATGCACGACGCCCGATACGAGGTGGCCGAGCTGAAAAGGCTCCACAAATTACCGGCGGACGTTTTATTGAAGATCTTCTCCTCTTTACTATTGGAACGCAAAGTGATCCTAATTAGTTCGGTCATAAG TGAGTTGTCGTCCTGTGTGGACTCGTTGCAGAGCATCCTCTATCCGTTTACGTGGTGTCACACCTTCATCCCGATTATTCCGGAACCGTTGTGGGATATCCTGGACTGTCCCACTCCGATTGTTTGCGGAGTGCTGTCTCAGGACGCCATGGAAGGGAGACATGTCGAGAAT GCGATCGTGGTAAACGTAGACACAAAATCGGTGCTGATCGAAGAAGGAGACGAGCTAAAAATCCTGAGCGGCAGCCTACACAAAGTCTGGCGTCAATTCATGACTTTGGCGAGCAACATCCAATCCAACGAGTTCGTTTACTCCTTTTATTTGGCCGACGCTTATCTATCGGTTTTCATCACCTGCTTCAAGTCTTACAAACAGTACGTGGTCGAGGGACAGTTTCTG AAAGACGAGCTGATAAAGAACGCGAAAACCAAAGGGATCCGCCGGTTCCTGAAGATGTTCACCGAAACCGGCATGTTTCAGGGGTTCGTGGACGCGGCCCTACATAATCCGGACACCCTCGCCTTGTTCGATAAGAAAATCGAACTGTTCGGGTCCGATCAGAGCTCCTCGATCTTGGACAAGTTGATCGAGTGGCACCGGTAA
- the LOC126746623 gene encoding REPTOR-binding partner, whose product MDFQEMAVIDENAAAEGPQRRESGKRGRKPGRKSADKVDMKAKLERSRQSARECRARKKLRYQYLEELVADREKAVFALRKELEKYVQIAKDLDEGKVPEGLHEILLQETAGLELKQE is encoded by the exons ATGGATTTTCAAGAAATGGCAGTAATAGACGAAAACGCGGCAGCG GAGGGACCACAGCGTAGGGAATCAGGCAAGAGAGGACGCAAGCCAGGCCGAAAATCTGCCGATAAAGTTGACATGAAAGCGAAATtag aacGCAGTCGTCAGAGCGCCAGAGAATGTAGGGCCCGGAAAAAGTTGCGATATCAATATTTGGAAGAATTGGTGGCGGATCGGGAAAAGGCCGTTTTCGCCTTAAGAAAGGAACTcgaaaaa TACGTGCAGATCGCCAAAGATCTGGACGAAGGCAAAGTACCGGAAGGCCTCCATGAGATCCTCCTCCAGGAAACCGCCGGCCTGGAATTGAAGCAAGAATAA